AGGTGCTTCGATCGGGAGGATGGGAGATCCGAGTCCTCAAGATCCGGCCATCGGGAAGATCCAGTTCGTAGGTGACATGGTGGTTTCCCGTTCCTCCACGGGCGTTCCGTACAGAACGCCAGCCTTCGATCTGGCAGAACCGTTCGTGGTCCTCACGTGTGGGTTGGGGCCAGGTCACCGGGGCTTCCCAACCAGCCATTCACGCAACTGATCGTCGTCGCTGAGGCTGATCAACTGCACCAATCCCCAGTTCTCACGGTGGTTCGGCGCATCGAGCAAGTGGTCCTGCCAGTCTTCGGCGTACTCACGCAGCGCACCTACCATCTCCGTGACGGCCTCATTGAAGGTCCGGCCGTCCGCAGCGATCGGCAGCCCGGGGATGAAGACGGACCAACCGCCGTCCTCCGCAACCGTCTGTGCACCAGACGGAGTGACGGCTGCGAGGTAGTGGCGCAGTCTCTCGACGTCCACGATGGCAGTCCTGGCAGAATCACGACGCACCGTGGCCACACGGCCTCGTTCAGCCGCGTCCAAGAGCGCTTTCAGATGCGCGCGCGCCTCTGTATAGCTGTCGAAATGAACGGCAGACATGGCGGCACCTCCATTGGAGCGTATCTATAGGATGCCAACCCTTGATAGGTACGTCAAGTACGTGACGTACTGATAGTTGAGCGATAGAGCCGTTCGCGCGGTCGCAGCAGCAGGGCAGCGTCAGCCAATAACGCTTTCCCGTCTTGGAGGCTGAACCTCTACCGTGTACGCCGTGACCACTCAGGTGATCGTGCTCAATGGCGGATCCAGCGCGGGCAAGTCCTCGATCGTCCGGCACCTGCAGGCCGTCCTGCCGCAGCCATGGCTGGCCTTCGGGGTCGACTCGCTCATCGAGGCGATGCCGGCATCCATGCAGGCATCGGATGAGGGCATCGAGTTCGCCTCCGATGGCGGAGTCGCCGTCGGGCCGGAGTTCGTAGCGCTGCAAGCCGCGTGGATGGAGGGGATCGCCGCGATGGTCCGTGCCGGGGCTCGGGTCGTCATCGACGATGTCTTCCTCGGCGGAGGGGCGTCCCAGCAGCGGTGGCAGAGGGTTTTCGGCGGACTGGACGTCCTGTGGGTCGGCGTCAAGTGTGACAGCGCGGTCGCCGCCGAGCGCGAGAGCGCTCGGGGGGACCGGATCACGGGAATGGCCGCGCTCCAGGCGGAGGTGGTCCACGAAGGGGTGGTCTATGACGTGGTGGTGGATACCACGGAGACCGAGTCCCTGGTGTGCGCGAAGATCATCGCCGATCATGTGCGGCAGTCCGGCGAACGGTTCAGGTCGTCGCACTGAGCGAGCGGGACTTTCGGGCGACGGGATGTGGTGTTTGTCCTGGTCTGGCTGCCACTGTGTTAAGGGGTGAAGAATACCTTCGCAAAGATCTCGCGCGAGAAGGAAAATGTTGAGACGCTGATCCCACTTACGTGGCCCCCCAGTCCAAGGAGTGGTTCATGCGCCGCCTATTGGCGATCTCCGTGGTCGCCCTCCTGCCCTTAACCGCCGCCCCAGCGGCCAACGCCGAAGAGCCGGCTGACCGTCAGGAGGCCTTCGCGGCCGCCGCCCAAGAGTTCAAGGTGCCTGAGAGCGTCCTTCTCGGTGTGTCGTACCTCGAGTCGCGGTGGGACGCCCATGCCGGGCAGCCGTCCAACAGCGCCGGGTTCGGCCCCATGCATCTGACCGACGCCGCCGCCTTCGCCACGTCCAACCACCATGGCGACGGCGCCGAGGACGCGCGAGGGGACGAGAGCCGGCCTCTGCCCGCTCCCGAGCCCTCCTCCGCCCAGGCCGACATTCCCGCCTCACTCCGCACCATGGAGCGGGCCGCGGAGCTGACCGGGGAGAGCAACGAGCGGCTGCGTACCGACGATGCCGCCAACATCCGGGGCGGCGCGGCGCTGCTCGCCGACTACCAGAAGGCGCTCGGCGCGCCGCTGAGCGAGGACCCGGGCGAGTGGTACGGCGCCGTCGCCAAGTACTCCGGGGCCGAGGAGTCCGGGGCGGCCAAGTTCTTCGCCGACGAGGTGTACGCGACGATCAAGGAAGGCGCCGCGCGGACCACCGACGACGGGGAGAAGGTCACGCTGCCCGCCGTGCCGGGTCTCGAGAAGATCGAGAAGTGGCTCGAGAAGCTCGGCCTGCGCCACGAGCGGACCGACGGCGTCGAGTGCCCGGCCTCCGTCTCCTGCGAGTGGATTCCCTCCGCGTACCAGCAGCTGCCGCCCCCCAAGGACTACGGTCACTACGACCTGGCGAACAGGCCGTTCGGCCAGAAGATCGAGTACATCGTCATTCATGACATGGAGGGATATTTCGCCCCCTCCATCCGCATGAACCAGGACCCCACTTACGGCGCCAGCTGGCA
The Nonomuraea helvata genome window above contains:
- the cpt gene encoding chloramphenicol phosphotransferase CPT, whose translation is MTTQVIVLNGGSSAGKSSIVRHLQAVLPQPWLAFGVDSLIEAMPASMQASDEGIEFASDGGVAVGPEFVALQAAWMEGIAAMVRAGARVVIDDVFLGGGASQQRWQRVFGGLDVLWVGVKCDSAVAAERESARGDRITGMAALQAEVVHEGVVYDVVVDTTETESLVCAKIIADHVRQSGERFRSSH
- a CDS encoding prevent-host-death protein, with protein sequence MSAVHFDSYTEARAHLKALLDAAERGRVATVRRDSARTAIVDVERLRHYLAAVTPSGAQTVAEDGGWSVFIPGLPIAADGRTFNEAVTEMVGALREYAEDWQDHLLDAPNHRENWGLVQLISLSDDDQLREWLVGKPR